From Candidatus Methylomirabilis tolerans, the proteins below share one genomic window:
- a CDS encoding type II toxin-antitoxin system RelE/ParE family toxin: MFESVSNSPVRRIIGIQKSPHQDIYNDDSRLYEHSASGTTAGIQTKHAHGLRLILGRSNVARAPRGMGLPRLDLHLPKGDRTGTWAVSVSGNWHITFALSGRDVVNVDYEDYR, encoded by the coding sequence ATGTTCGAGAGTGTCAGCAACAGCCCCGTGCGAAGAATAATCGGCATTCAGAAATCCCCCCATCAGGATATATACAATGATGACTCACGTTTATATGAACATTCAGCCAGCGGAACAACTGCCGGCATCCAAACCAAGCATGCCCATGGACTACGCCTGATCCTCGGTCGATCGAACGTCGCGAGGGCGCCTCGCGGCATGGGCCTGCCGAGACTGGACCTGCACCTACCAAAGGGCGATCGAACAGGAACATGGGCTGTGAGCGTGAGTGGGAATTGGCATATCACGTTCGCGCTCTCAGGCCGCGATGTTGTCAATGTCGATTATGAGGATTATCGCTGA
- a CDS encoding DMT family protein: MPIILRTGLLLTLSNIFMTFAWYGHLKNLNNRNWYIAALASWGIALFEYLLQVPANRIGYTQLSVSQLKIMQEVIALSVFAPFAVLYMNEPVKLDFLWAGLCLLGAVYFIFRA, from the coding sequence ATGCCGATTATTCTTCGCACGGGGCTGTTGCTGACACTCTCGAACATTTTCATGACGTTTGCCTGGTATGGTCATCTGAAAAATCTGAACAATCGTAACTGGTACATTGCGGCCTTGGCCAGTTGGGGGATCGCACTTTTCGAGTATTTGCTCCAAGTGCCGGCCAACCGCATTGGTTATACACAACTCAGTGTTTCGCAGTTAAAAATTATGCAGGAAGTCATCGCCTTATCCGTGTTTGCCCCGTTTGCTGTCCTCTACATGAATGAGCCCGTGAAACTTGATTTTCTATGGGCAGGCCTCTGTCTGCTCGGTGCGGTCTATTTTATCTTTCGCGCGTGA
- a CDS encoding nucleoside deaminase: MSEGVDYQAMLAVALEEARLGLTEGGIPIGAALFDQNGALLGRGHNRRVQENDPSVHGETDAFRKAGRQRRYQDTIMVTTLAPCWYCSGLIVQFRIGTVVVGESRTFRGGIDWLRERNVNVLDLDSSECAGLLSAFIEAHSDVWYEDIGEA, encoded by the coding sequence ATGAGCGAGGGAGTTGATTACCAGGCAATGCTTGCTGTTGCCCTCGAAGAAGCCAGGCTTGGCCTGACTGAAGGTGGGATTCCGATCGGCGCGGCCCTCTTCGATCAGAACGGGGCACTACTCGGCCGAGGTCATAACCGTCGTGTCCAGGAGAATGACCCGTCGGTGCACGGTGAGACCGATGCGTTTCGAAAGGCAGGACGTCAGCGCAGGTACCAGGACACGATCATGGTTACGACCTTGGCTCCGTGTTGGTACTGTAGCGGGCTCATCGTCCAGTTCCGGATCGGCACGGTCGTTGTTGGCGAGTCGCGGACGTTCCGCGGTGGGATAGACTGGCTCCGTGAACGGAACGTGAACGTCCTCGACCTGGATTCATCGGAATGCGCAGGTCTGCTGAGCGCGTTCATCGAGGCGCATTCTGACGTTTGGTATGAAGACATCGGCGAGGCGTGA